The Lycorma delicatula isolate Av1 chromosome 8, ASM4794821v1, whole genome shotgun sequence DNA segment gattggcacaaaattacagcagttctcgtgtccacaagaaagtaaaatatatgtataaacttttgatctgacggtggttttgggggcTGGGAAATGTAAAACTCGAAGATATGTCGagatttttcggaagtcgaatcatggtatccattacaatagatagctttcttatgaaatctacctaaaagccgATCATGACAAATGTAAAGGCATGAAATCTGGatcattataaaaacaagaaatgaaaaccacataaatgaactaaaaatattgCTAAGGATAGAGCTAATAGATCTTACAATGGGTGGACTAAGGATGTctgaatttcagaaataagattactttttaattttaaattttttaactaatttttcctaaatttttgtccgaaatgtttgtaatattataaaatcaggCTATGTTGAAATAGTTCAGTATTAGTAAATTATAAGAACAAACatagatttaaaacaaacataaatgggAAATTCTGTTCTAAATTACGAAGAGTTATCCACCTTGTTAATCCAGAAAGAAGCATGTTTAAATTCCAGACCATTATATTTACCTTCATCTGATACATCTGATCCAGCTTCTCTTACTCctggacattttttaattttcgctcCTTTAACTTCCCTACCTGAtcctaatttttcaaatactaatGTAAATAAGCTCGCTAGGTGGCAgcttatacaaaaattactaaaggATTTTTGGAAAGCATGGTCTAATGATTACTACTTACATTCTCTGCAACAGagaaataagtacaaaatttcaaatacaaacATTTGTGTTGGTAATGTTgttataattaaggaaaataaacttCCTCCACTGATTTGGAAATTAGGAATAATTGTTCAAGTACATCCAGGTAAGGATGGACACGTTAGATTAGTGAACGTAAAAaccaataatacaataataaaaagaaccaTTAACAAATTGATTGTTCTTCCAAATTTAAATGATTGTGATGCATGAGTCATTCTGAATGCaaccaattatatttatttaacgtcatcctaatgtatttgtttatttctatttatttgtttgtagtcTTTGTTCTCATCAACATTGTATTGTTGAATTAACTTCAGTTTAAACCTTGAAAGTGTGCAGTTAATTTTACGTATCTCTTCTTATTTTCTATGTTAAGTTCATtttgtgtaatgtaataaaatcataattaagaaaattatagttGGTGGGCGGTGTGTTACGTTCCACTTTTGCGTCGGGTGCTGCCACCTAGCGAGGGCTAGAGCTCTTCGGCAAGCTATGGTCATACGATGATTTTacgatgtcctacgtcataatacaGCAAGGCgtggtcattatgatgtagcgacTTCTACGCATTCGACGCCAGAATCTGACCCAGAGCGGTCGTATTGTacattcagtccggatggacGCGCATACTAATGTTCAGATGAAcgctaattttatttgtatacttattaagttcaattatatttGTTACGTTATATGTTAgatgtttaagaaattaaataacaattcaacaagcaacaaggcgttgtttcaattcatcacctatgcatctacagttcatactcgctctaaaactTACCACAAAGGTTTTATGGTCCTCCACATCGTAAGGGATCTaacaattgattaaaaatatattcaaatcgtCTATGTAAAATTAACGAatgaatttgttgtaaataatttctaCCTTACGTTACCTGAAAAAACTTACAATGTGGCCACTACAAGAATTtccattatgaaataaaaaaagaattttggttCATTTGATGAAGGTTAATACGCAcatgtatttatttgaaattaaaaaaccgatGAAAATTTACAACCTTTTTGTaatagcaattaattttttttttcaaatctattaattttgtgttaaatccCCGATTGCATTCTcagttttttcacattttatcttacataatcgttaaaataaaatatttttattattgaatacaaaaaaaaatttaaataaagatatcatCTATATGactggaaatttaaatttaataatatttcagttaacgcctctattcatttttttttctttaaactattttctgaattttacaataaaatgttttattcatcatatGTCACACAGAAATAGAGAATCTGATCTAAGCCAATGCGATGAATCATCTTgtccttttaatatatttattattattattactattatttccttTGAGAATAGATATGCCTTAACATTCctttaatgttttgttaacaCAGAAGGAAAAACAAGATCGCTGTATACAAAAGACAAAAACCATCAAAGGAATTCTTTCGATATAAAATTCCCTCTTTAACCTAAAAGAATTGCAAGAATGTTATTTATAgaatacacaaaaacaaatacgacaagaaaataaaattaaagaataaaacaacatataatcGATTAATATATTCTCAATAATTATCGATTATCGAATTGCCGAATgtttcatatttcataaaaatatttttctctaccAATAATAGTTaagtaatttaatgaaacttttataaGTTTACTTCTTTTCAATATTAGGCTACGTATCGAACTAAAACTTGAAAACTTTTGAATTTCCCAAGTGACCGTCACTCAACTTCTTGACTACTACACTTACAGTCTTATACATCCTGAGGGATTTTCAGGGTGAAACTTTCAGATAATTAACTGTTACATACAGTACTGTTACATAGAGTAGGGGTATGAATTTTCTTGACACTAGAATGTTTAAGGGTTcaccaaaacatttaaaaaaatatattaataatatataaaataaaaataattttagaaaattaaaaataaattcaaggcATTAGAGTTTTAATTTTAGAGATATGTTAAGGGATCCAGTAACATTGATGTTTAAAGATCGTCATCAAATCAAACTAATGGATCAAACAAAGTTCATTAATTGAATAGTTATTCACTTCACgagtcatttattaataattacgttGATCCAGTGACCGAGATATTTTCTCTTATAGTTATAAATAgcctattttacattttaattgagaATATATCTCAGTTACTTCTTATactatgaaagaaatatatttctgtataaattgtaagattaatattataatattgtttaattttagcgacagcgattaaaatattaacgagaaaaattatttttatcattattaacagtattattattactaatagtaagactaactttacaataataaaagaaatagtctaaatatacctttaaatcacttttaaaactACTTATACAAAAACTGTATGAtcctcaaaatttaaatattattctaaatttcagataaaattattaaaaaataaacgtaatatgtaaaatataaaaaaagaatctaaatttaagtaaaaacaatataatatgtaTCTATAAGAtacatatgattatttattacctaaataCTGAACTCCAAGGTTTTAATAAATAGCTCTTCAAATATACCATCAGTTCAATTTCTACagtattttcttacaaatttacaCTAAGATCCAtagatgtataataaatattaaaaaatacgactgccaaaaaataaaattctttaaataaataaattgaactaaaaaaacaacagtaaatcaatccaaaaaaataaaaggtatggaaataaagaactaaattttttcgttatacattatttaattaaataaaataatgggtgaccaatcaactttcagacagttttaatttgtttaaatacatttttcaagttGTAAGTAGCAGGAAGGTTATCTAACGATTAAGTTCGCAGTCTTACATAGATAAGAAAGTTTTGtccttcaatgaaaatatttaaacgcaGTCGGGGGCTTTTTAacatagtaatagtaatataattactcTTCAGTACTCTTTAATACAGGACAATTACTATCCATTTTGCACTGTTTCCCTAAAGCATAAAATTCGACTCGATCCTCAATCTGAAGCAAACAACATTACTCGTACTGttatcaaactctacaaagacctTTTGTGGGATCTCACCGAATTCAAGCTGGTCTCAGCGTAGCGCaggccactcgatttttctgagtatatcagttaatttatgTTCTGGTATGGTTTCatcgtgattttatattattatagtaaaaatctgaattttgaaaatcggaagattggttgcggaGATAAAACAACAtatccgaataaccgtgatctctTAGGTAAAAAGAGTATACCACATATATGTAACATTTAGCCTTTAACCTACTAATAAACACCCCATTTgagttttgaaaatcagacgattgaTTGCAAAGATATTAAACAGCATCTCATTACACCTCCAAAAAAAGGgtcccaggggcaccccgtttgttaccagttgatagtgATGATTAGTATAGCCTTCTATTACGTGCTCGAATCACCTCactactctagcctcacacgcagtcttcatacatgggaagcccattattataaaacagaaatttttagtaaactgattcttttaaaatttatttaatattattttattttgtttaacgtaagttttattatttttgtaatattgttccTTCGATTAATTtgatcattcagttcaaacccagctaacacagtgatagaggctcacatttcattaattcaattcattaaagtttgttttttaaccggaaaatctccactaatacatatataaatatataaaggctataacactcccggtaacataaggattccaatacggggtcatacatctaaatcggttcggctgATGAACTGCTaagatggaacaaacatacatacacctcAAATAAATtgcacttctttttgggcagtcatgtaaaaagtaaaaaatattttttttaaatgttatcgtAGATCTCCCAGTTAACAAAATagataaacaacataaaaacgaAAATCTTTTCGTGAAATATATGATAGAAATATCAAtatatcgattttattaatttttatcaacaacaaaaatcCATAGATCGATGCAATTGGacttggtttttcttttttatggatTACAATTCCAAAAATcgcatttgaaattattttttatattagtctctctaacaaaataataataaattattttaccttataatgtattaattaggGATGGAAATCCGGACTCTTTCATTTAGTACCAAATTTTTATGTCATGAAACccttattatgatttaaaagcTTGCATTATGGCTTTGAAAACCCGAGATATAATGTAGGTGCTACATAGGTTCAATGAAGATTACATTCAAATCAACTTTAATGTAATCTTCAAACAATTAATAGCCTTTCATTGCTATGGAGAACGCCACTTGATTGAGTTCATATGATTTAAACAACAGAAAATTACAAAGAGCTTACCCTAAATCACGAAATGAAGCAAAGTCAgtctataaattgaaaataactaaTAACTTTAAAGCCCATTTTAGAGAATTAATAAAAGATCCAGAGTATTAGTTGAACTTAAATTgttgtagtttatatatatatatatatatatatatacattgctcactgctacaaaaaaattaagtatataatcCTCAAAgaatatgaataacaaaattttgacaGCGTCCGATTATGTAAAGTAACGATGTTATTTAATCttgttaattcatttaatattatatatatttatagtaatgtattattttttaattcacattaacTACCAAGTTGGTTAGCTAACAAGGACGGATGTCATTGGAGTTAACTAGTTATATATTTTCTAGATCCTATCCAGGAATCAAATCCAGGAATTTTGGTATAGGAGGAGAGAACACAACCATTTGTTCCACCGAGGTCCCAATCACATGAGGATGACATTATAAATGAGGTATAGTTTTTTATAGAtccaggccgaccattcctgagaagtgtgggtAATTGAACCCCGACCAACAAAGTaaggtatccactgtctagtatttaaatccgtttaaaagcacctaacttttactaggatttggacatTCCAAAAATCAAccgttaaacaactgatttctgACCAGCCACTAGACTGTTAACCATTGTCCAactgttaaccactagaccagcctgatgagcaaatattaattttatggaataaaattttttatttaaattaaaaattctacatctTTCAAAACTAAAAGTAATATCGAAATGTgaccaaaattttcctttttttgtcttcattcatttgactggtttgatgcagctctccaagattccctatctagttctagtcgtttcatttcggtataccccctacattctacatccctaacaatttgttttacatattccaaacgttgcctgcctgcacaattttttccttctacctgtccctccaatatcaaagcaactattccagggtgccttaatatgtagcctataagtctgtctcttcttttaactatatttccaaatgcttctttcttcatcgattcgCCAAAACACTCgatgccgcaatacctcttcatttgtcactttatccacccatctgatttttaacattctcctatagcaccacatttcaaaagcttctaactttTCTTCTCAAGTTCTCcggtcgtccaagtttcacttccatataaagctacgctcctaacatatactttcaaaaattttttctgacgtttaaattaatttttgatgtaaacaaattatatttctgaccgaaggctcgttttgcctgtgctattcggcaataTATATCACTCCTGCTACGTCCataattagtaattctacttcccaaataacaaaattcttctaccttcgtaatcttttctctacgtatttttacattcagtgaccaaaatagatgttattaatgtttttttttttctaatcgggaaatataaacaatatttaaaaataaatcctaatTCAAGGTACATTATACGAGTAGCTAAAGTACGTTTGCGTAAATTAGAGGAAAACATAGTAAAATCGGTACAAGTACGAGGGATTGAGCAACATTATGAGAATGATCTATTCGTTTATACCtctgaaatgtagaaataatgataatttcaccaaagaacattttagaaataaataataatggtaacaaatatcggaatataaattaaattat contains these protein-coding regions:
- the LOC142329486 gene encoding uncharacterized protein LOC142329486, which encodes MGNSVLNYEELSTLLIQKEACLNSRPLYLPSSDTSDPASLTPGHFLIFAPLTSLPDPNFSNTNVNKLARWQLIQKLLKDFWKAWSNDYYLHSLQQRNKYKISNTNICVGNVVIIKENKLPPLIWKLGIIVQVHPGKDGHVRLVNVKTNNTIIKRTINKLIVLPNLNDCDA